The following coding sequences lie in one Streptomyces venezuelae genomic window:
- a CDS encoding peroxidase family protein, translated as MADTGQHQQSYERYMGGSPEAERRLFERLAKELTKVQEKNRRAARAATPERALHAKAALGVENARLRFHDDLPASLRSGFAQPGAEYPATLRLSNASGIRQADGAPDLRGAAVRVAVSDEESHDLLATNHPVSHARDAREFVAFAKAMAGATTTLQKAVGLFVKLPLAVGVATATRMRRNVQAAARHTVNSLAAETYWSRSAILWGEAGPVRYLLRPSGGSATATATRSDPGRRDPQYLRRELETRLARQDVTFDLCLQRYVDERRTPVEDGSVEWLESVAPAVPVATLTVPSQDLDTAEARAAGGRVEVIGFNPWFTTDEFRPLGNLNRARKAAYEASAAHRHGLRFVTGEPLRNTVLGVPVAAAFRLLNRYVPWHRLPVEAGLLNLVFLRKALRRLNLIDTDVHEAPPKTMRVPAPVDEQLRTARSYDGTYNDLSKPSMGAVGAPFGRNLKPVYRPDLFDVPNPVTVSRQLLHRDTFLPATSLNVLAAAWIQFQVHDWVNHRRYKPGGKSVEVPLPPGSSWHNTPGGPAEHVMRFADNEGIELPGDQPPLLFANTASHWWDGSEVYGENEHTARFLREPDGGAKLRLEEGHLPIAQNGVPLTGFADNWWLGLSAMHTLFAREHNAVCDALRHAYPSMGEESVYHTARLVVSALIAKIHTVEWTPAILATEAIDIGLHTNWEGPPDSWLNKLGLWLLESHSLTGIPATLPDHHSAPYSLTEDFVTVYRMHPLIPDDYELREHRFGQRLETLGFNDIQGRAAEGAIRKTGLTDTLYSFGIAHPGAITLHNFPRALQQFERDGELIDLSVVDLVRTRRRGVPRYNDFREGLHKQRIRRFEELSQDPETVARLKDVYRSVDEIDTVVGLFAENPPHGFGFSDTAFRIFILMATRRLQSDRFLTVDFRPEIYTPLGIDWVQKGGMNSVLLRHCPDLAGLLPRGASAFAPWRQVQQTTAGDEGGRADG; from the coding sequence ATGGCCGACACCGGACAGCACCAGCAGAGTTACGAGCGCTACATGGGCGGCAGCCCGGAAGCGGAGCGACGCCTCTTCGAGCGCCTGGCCAAGGAACTGACGAAGGTCCAGGAGAAGAACCGGCGCGCGGCACGGGCGGCCACCCCGGAGCGCGCCCTGCACGCCAAGGCCGCGCTCGGCGTGGAGAACGCCCGCCTGCGCTTCCACGACGATCTGCCCGCATCGCTGCGGAGCGGCTTCGCACAGCCCGGCGCCGAGTACCCGGCGACGCTGCGGCTCTCCAACGCGAGCGGCATCCGGCAGGCCGACGGCGCACCCGACCTGCGCGGCGCCGCCGTGCGCGTGGCCGTCTCCGACGAGGAGAGCCACGACCTGCTCGCCACCAACCACCCGGTGTCGCACGCCCGCGACGCCCGCGAGTTCGTCGCCTTCGCCAAGGCCATGGCGGGCGCCACGACCACGCTGCAGAAAGCCGTCGGGCTCTTCGTGAAGCTGCCGCTCGCCGTCGGCGTCGCCACCGCCACCCGCATGCGCCGCAACGTCCAGGCCGCCGCCCGGCACACCGTGAACAGCCTCGCCGCGGAGACGTACTGGAGCCGCAGCGCCATCCTGTGGGGCGAGGCGGGCCCGGTCCGCTACCTGCTGCGGCCCTCGGGCGGCAGCGCCACCGCCACCGCCACCCGTTCCGACCCCGGGCGCCGCGACCCGCAGTACCTGCGCCGCGAGCTGGAGACCCGGCTCGCCCGGCAGGACGTCACCTTCGACCTGTGCCTGCAGCGGTACGTCGACGAGCGGCGCACCCCCGTCGAGGACGGCTCCGTGGAGTGGCTGGAGTCGGTGGCCCCCGCCGTACCCGTGGCCACCCTCACCGTGCCGAGCCAGGACCTGGACACGGCGGAGGCGCGCGCCGCCGGCGGCCGCGTCGAAGTCATCGGCTTCAACCCATGGTTCACCACGGACGAGTTCCGTCCGCTCGGCAACCTCAACCGGGCCCGCAAAGCCGCGTACGAAGCGAGCGCCGCACACCGCCACGGCCTGCGCTTCGTCACCGGCGAACCGCTGCGCAACACGGTGCTCGGCGTGCCCGTCGCCGCCGCCTTCCGGCTCCTGAACCGGTACGTGCCCTGGCACCGGCTGCCCGTCGAGGCGGGCCTGCTCAACCTCGTCTTCCTCCGCAAGGCCCTGCGCCGCCTCAACCTCATCGACACCGACGTGCACGAGGCGCCGCCCAAGACCATGCGGGTACCCGCGCCGGTCGACGAGCAGCTGCGCACCGCCCGCTCCTACGACGGCACGTACAACGACCTGTCCAAGCCGTCCATGGGAGCCGTGGGCGCCCCCTTCGGCCGCAACCTCAAGCCCGTCTACCGGCCCGACCTGTTCGACGTCCCGAACCCCGTCACGGTCAGCCGGCAGCTCCTGCACCGCGACACGTTCCTGCCCGCGACGTCGCTGAACGTCCTCGCCGCCGCGTGGATCCAGTTCCAGGTCCACGACTGGGTCAACCACCGGCGGTACAAGCCCGGCGGCAAGTCCGTCGAGGTGCCGCTGCCGCCCGGCTCCAGCTGGCACAACACGCCCGGCGGGCCCGCGGAGCACGTGATGCGCTTCGCCGACAACGAAGGCATCGAACTCCCCGGCGACCAGCCGCCGCTCCTCTTCGCCAACACCGCGTCGCACTGGTGGGACGGCTCCGAGGTGTACGGCGAGAACGAACACACCGCCAGGTTCCTGCGCGAGCCCGACGGCGGCGCCAAGCTCCGCCTCGAAGAGGGCCATCTGCCCATCGCGCAGAACGGCGTGCCGCTCACCGGGTTCGCCGACAACTGGTGGCTCGGTCTCAGCGCCATGCACACGCTCTTCGCCCGTGAGCACAACGCGGTCTGCGACGCGCTGCGCCACGCCTATCCGTCGATGGGCGAGGAGAGCGTCTACCACACGGCCCGCCTCGTCGTCTCCGCCCTCATCGCGAAGATCCACACGGTGGAGTGGACCCCGGCGATCCTCGCCACCGAGGCGATAGACATAGGCCTGCACACCAACTGGGAGGGCCCGCCCGACAGCTGGCTCAACAAGCTCGGCCTCTGGCTCCTCGAATCCCACTCCCTGACGGGCATCCCCGCGACGCTGCCGGACCACCACAGCGCGCCGTACTCCCTGACGGAGGACTTCGTCACCGTCTACCGCATGCACCCGCTGATCCCCGACGACTACGAACTGCGCGAACACCGCTTCGGGCAGCGCCTGGAGACCCTCGGGTTCAACGACATCCAGGGCCGCGCCGCCGAGGGCGCCATCCGCAAGACGGGCCTCACCGACACGCTCTACTCCTTCGGCATCGCCCACCCCGGCGCGATCACCCTGCACAACTTCCCGCGCGCGCTGCAGCAGTTCGAGCGCGACGGCGAGCTCATCGACCTGTCCGTCGTCGACCTCGTCCGCACGCGCAGGCGCGGTGTGCCCCGCTACAACGACTTCCGCGAGGGCCTGCACAAGCAGCGCATCCGCCGCTTCGAGGAGCTGTCGCAGGACCCCGAGACGGTGGCCCGCCTCAAGGACGTCTACCGCTCCGTCGACGAGATCGACACGGTGGTCGGTCTGTTCGCCGAGAACCCGCCGCACGGCTTCGGCTTCAGCGACACGGCGTTCCGCATCTTCATCCTCATGGCCACCCGGCGCCTGCAGAGCGACCGCTTCCTGACCGTCGACTTCCGCCCCGAGATCTACACGCCGCTCGGCATCGACTGGGTCCAGAAGGGCGGCATGAACTCGGTCCTGCTGCGCCACTGCCCGGACCTCGCGGGCCTGCTCCCGCGCGGCGCAAGCGCGTTCGCCCCGTGGCGCCAGGTCCAGCAGACGACGGCCGGGGACGAGGGCGGACGTGCCGACGGCTGA
- a CDS encoding lipase family protein, which produces MRDDFARGPGFAELRPLKEPTAGGPGGFPVHKDLVDLLAAEKGPPETEGPVPHTMATCAAYAYAGVGRVGDPGTVAMIMSRLGLDENRCRVFEQRVDAMYIASAAYLIQDKDRRVVILCYRGTQPEDIISILTDADVRPETLSVELAGRRYEVHAGFYRNMRATRHLIMQALERAARGESVDPTEEGVRGDGMEALYITGHSLGGAMAALMGVVLTHEPRYHAVAERLRAVYTFGQPLLGGPEFAEACAAATDHRGEHVLRDRLLRYIFDRDVVPALPPRPVGPYAPFGREFHYRRPRGVTEGALALAAETAIDAVSLPGDLLRGQLRRNAGRRARAAGRSLSELARGPRAGGWAEVHDPGLHYPQMDSLAGLAVVAPLAFFAARLALTRTIPFTYSFEDHGPGHYVNALAPEGAVSEYGDVL; this is translated from the coding sequence ATGCGGGACGACTTCGCCAGGGGACCGGGCTTCGCCGAACTGCGCCCGCTCAAGGAGCCCACCGCGGGCGGGCCCGGCGGCTTCCCGGTCCACAAGGATCTCGTGGACCTGCTCGCCGCGGAGAAGGGTCCGCCCGAGACGGAGGGCCCCGTCCCGCACACCATGGCGACCTGCGCGGCGTACGCGTACGCGGGGGTCGGCCGGGTCGGCGACCCCGGCACCGTAGCGATGATCATGTCGAGGCTCGGTCTCGACGAGAACCGCTGCCGGGTCTTCGAGCAGCGGGTCGACGCCATGTACATCGCATCGGCCGCCTATCTGATCCAGGACAAGGACCGGCGGGTGGTGATCCTCTGCTACCGCGGCACCCAGCCCGAGGACATCATCAGCATCCTCACGGACGCCGACGTGCGCCCCGAGACGCTCTCCGTCGAACTGGCAGGCCGGCGATACGAGGTCCACGCCGGTTTCTACCGCAACATGCGCGCCACCCGTCACCTCATCATGCAGGCCCTGGAGCGGGCGGCGCGCGGCGAGTCGGTCGACCCCACGGAGGAGGGCGTGCGCGGCGACGGCATGGAGGCGCTGTACATCACCGGGCACAGCCTCGGCGGGGCGATGGCCGCGCTGATGGGCGTGGTCCTGACCCACGAGCCGCGCTACCACGCCGTCGCCGAACGGCTGCGGGCCGTCTACACCTTCGGCCAGCCGCTGCTCGGCGGCCCCGAGTTCGCCGAGGCGTGCGCGGCGGCGACCGACCACCGGGGCGAGCACGTCCTGCGCGACCGGCTCCTGCGCTACATCTTCGACCGCGACGTGGTGCCCGCGCTGCCGCCCAGGCCGGTCGGGCCGTACGCCCCTTTCGGCCGGGAGTTCCACTACCGCAGGCCGCGCGGCGTGACGGAGGGGGCGCTCGCGCTCGCCGCGGAGACGGCGATCGACGCGGTCTCGCTGCCGGGCGACCTGCTCCGCGGGCAGCTGCGCCGCAACGCGGGGCGCAGGGCGCGGGCGGCGGGGCGCTCGCTGTCCGAGCTCGCGCGGGGGCCGCGGGCGGGCGGCTGGGCCGAGGTGCACGACCCGGGCCTGCACTATCCGCAGATGGACAGCCTCGCGGGGCTCGCGGTGGTGGCGCCGCTCGCGTTCTTCGCGGCGCGGCTGGCGCTGACGCGGACGATCCCGTTCACGTACTCCTTCGAGGACCACGGGCCCGGCCACTACGTCAACGCGCTGGCTCCTGAGGGGGCCGTCAGCGAGTACGGGGACGTGCTGTGA
- a CDS encoding YchJ family protein encodes MSRRARRPAPTPASCPCGHPQPYEKCCGRLHRGETAATTPEELMRSRYSAFAVRDEGYLLRTWHPRTRPPRVEFDPAMRWVGLEIEETTEGSAFHSTGTVTFRARYTDSGRPDSLHERSRFERVDGSWLYVDGDFID; translated from the coding sequence ATGTCCCGACGCGCCCGCCGCCCCGCCCCCACCCCTGCCTCCTGCCCCTGCGGGCACCCCCAGCCGTACGAGAAGTGCTGCGGAAGGCTGCACCGGGGCGAGACCGCCGCGACCACGCCCGAAGAGCTGATGCGGTCCCGCTACAGTGCCTTCGCCGTGCGGGACGAGGGGTACCTGCTGCGGACCTGGCACCCGCGCACCCGCCCGCCTCGTGTCGAGTTCGACCCGGCGATGCGCTGGGTCGGCCTGGAGATCGAGGAGACCACCGAGGGCTCCGCGTTCCACAGCACCGGCACGGTGACGTTCCGGGCCCGGTACACCGACAGCGGCCGCCCGGACTCCCTGCACGAGCGGAGCAGGTTCGAGCGTGTGGACGGCTCGTGGCTGTACGTGGACGGCGACTTCATCGACTGA
- a CDS encoding FadR/GntR family transcriptional regulator: MTAQARGLHSRVLESLGPAITAGEYPPGSVLRTDELAQRFEVSRSVMREAVRVLESMHLVASRRRVGVTVLPTEEWNVYDPQVIRWRLAGADRPRQLRSLTVLRSAVEPVAAGLAARYATAAQCAELTECALGMVAHSRGHQLEGYLKHDVAFHRVILNASGNEMFARLGDVVAEVLTGRTAHQVMFEDPDPPAVTLHVRVAEAVREGDAVRAEALTREIALGALEELDILAP; encoded by the coding sequence ATGACCGCACAGGCCCGAGGGCTGCACTCCCGCGTACTGGAAAGCCTCGGGCCCGCCATCACCGCGGGCGAGTACCCGCCGGGCAGCGTGTTGCGCACGGACGAGCTGGCCCAGCGCTTCGAGGTGTCCCGCTCGGTGATGCGGGAGGCCGTCCGGGTCCTGGAGTCCATGCACCTCGTCGCGTCACGGCGCCGCGTGGGCGTCACCGTGCTGCCCACGGAGGAGTGGAACGTCTACGACCCGCAGGTCATCCGTTGGCGGCTGGCGGGCGCCGACCGGCCGCGGCAGCTGCGCTCGCTGACCGTCCTGCGGTCCGCCGTCGAGCCGGTCGCCGCGGGGCTCGCCGCCCGGTACGCCACGGCGGCGCAGTGCGCGGAGCTCACCGAGTGCGCGCTCGGCATGGTCGCCCACTCCCGGGGTCACCAGCTGGAGGGCTACCTCAAGCACGACGTCGCCTTCCACCGGGTCATCCTCAACGCCTCCGGCAACGAGATGTTCGCCCGGCTCGGGGACGTCGTCGCCGAGGTCCTGACGGGACGTACCGCGCATCAGGTGATGTTCGAGGACCCGGACCCGCCCGCCGTCACCCTGCACGTGCGGGTCGCCGAGGCGGTGAGGGAGGGCGACGCGGTCCGCGCGGAGGCCCTGACGCGGGAGATCGCGCTCGGCGCCCTGGAGGAACTGGACATCCTGGCGCCCTGA
- a CDS encoding gluconokinase, translated as MQERRTPHVVVVMGVAGTGKTTIGPLLADRLGVPYAEGDDFHPPENIRKMSSGTPLTDDDRWPWLDAIGSWAHGRAGLGGVVSSSALKRSYRDRLRAAAPDVVFVHLTGDRALIEDRMSHRQGHFMPTALLDSQFATLEPLGTDEVGVDVDVAGSPDDIADRAVEALGRLG; from the coding sequence ATGCAGGAACGGCGCACCCCCCACGTCGTCGTAGTCATGGGCGTGGCAGGGACCGGCAAGACCACGATCGGCCCCCTGCTCGCGGACCGGCTCGGCGTTCCGTACGCCGAGGGAGACGACTTCCACCCGCCGGAGAACATCCGGAAGATGTCGTCCGGCACGCCGCTCACGGACGACGACCGGTGGCCCTGGCTCGACGCGATCGGGTCCTGGGCGCACGGGCGGGCCGGGCTCGGCGGGGTGGTCAGCAGCTCCGCGCTGAAGCGCAGCTATCGCGACCGGCTGCGGGCGGCCGCGCCCGACGTCGTCTTCGTCCACCTCACCGGTGACCGGGCCCTCATCGAGGACCGGATGTCGCACCGGCAGGGGCACTTCATGCCTACGGCGTTGCTCGACTCCCAGTTCGCCACGTTGGAGCCTCTCGGGACGGACGAGGTGGGCGTCGACGTCGATGTCGCCGGGAGCCCGGATGACATCGCCGACCGGGCCGTCGAGGCGCTCGGTCGACTCGGCTGA
- a CDS encoding gluconate:H+ symporter, with protein MTHLSVEMLAAESVEPITSAGHAQLGIAVLAGIAVIVLLITKFKLHAFLALTVGSLALGAFAGAPLDKAIASFTAGLGSTVAGVGVLIALGAILGKLLADSGGADQIVDTILAKAGGRAMPWAMVLIASVIGLPLFFEVGIVLLIPVVLMVAKRGNYSLMRIGIPALAGLSVMHGLIPPHPGPLVAIDAVKANLGVTLALGVLVAIPTVVIAGPLFSKVAARWVDVPAPEKMIPQRPSEDLEKRPGFGATVATVLLPVVLMLAKALVDIVIDDPEATVQRVFDVIGSPLIALLAAVIVGMFTLGRAAGFTKDRLSTTVEKSLAPIAGVLMIVGAGGGFKQTLIDVGVGQMILDFSKDWSIPALLLAWLIAVAIRLATGSATVATISAAGLVAPLAADMSTSHTALLVLAIGAGSLFFSHVNDAGFWLVKEYFGLDVGQTIKTWSVMETIISVVAGGLVLLLSLII; from the coding sequence GTGACCCATCTCAGCGTCGAGATGTTGGCAGCGGAGTCCGTCGAGCCGATCACCTCGGCGGGCCATGCCCAGCTGGGGATCGCCGTCCTCGCGGGCATCGCCGTCATCGTCCTGCTCATCACCAAGTTCAAGCTGCACGCGTTCCTCGCGCTGACCGTCGGGTCGCTCGCGCTCGGCGCCTTCGCGGGTGCCCCGCTCGACAAGGCCATCGCCAGCTTCACCGCCGGGCTCGGCTCGACGGTCGCGGGCGTGGGCGTGCTCATCGCGCTCGGCGCGATCCTCGGCAAGCTGCTCGCGGACTCCGGGGGCGCCGACCAGATCGTCGACACGATCCTCGCGAAGGCGGGCGGGCGCGCCATGCCGTGGGCGATGGTGCTCATCGCCTCCGTCATCGGCCTGCCGCTCTTCTTCGAGGTCGGCATCGTGCTGCTGATCCCGGTCGTCCTGATGGTCGCCAAGCGCGGCAACTACTCGCTGATGCGGATCGGCATCCCGGCCCTCGCCGGTCTGTCCGTGATGCACGGGCTCATCCCGCCGCACCCCGGTCCGCTCGTCGCGATCGACGCGGTCAAGGCCAACCTCGGTGTCACGCTCGCGCTCGGTGTCCTCGTCGCCATCCCGACGGTGGTCATCGCCGGGCCGCTGTTCTCGAAGGTCGCGGCGCGCTGGGTGGACGTCCCCGCCCCCGAGAAGATGATCCCGCAGCGTCCCTCGGAGGACCTGGAGAAGCGACCCGGCTTCGGCGCGACGGTGGCCACCGTGCTGCTGCCCGTCGTCCTGATGCTGGCCAAGGCGCTGGTGGACATCGTGATCGACGACCCCGAGGCCACCGTGCAGCGGGTCTTCGATGTCATCGGGTCGCCGCTGATCGCGCTGCTCGCCGCGGTGATCGTGGGCATGTTCACGCTGGGCCGCGCGGCCGGGTTCACGAAGGACCGGCTCTCGACGACCGTCGAGAAGTCGCTCGCCCCGATCGCGGGCGTCCTGATGATCGTGGGCGCGGGCGGCGGCTTCAAGCAGACGCTCATCGACGTGGGCGTGGGCCAGATGATCCTGGACTTCTCCAAGGACTGGTCGATCCCGGCGCTGCTCCTGGCCTGGCTGATCGCGGTGGCGATCCGGCTCGCGACGGGTTCCGCGACGGTGGCGACGATCTCGGCGGCGGGCCTGGTGGCTCCGCTGGCCGCGGACATGTCGACCTCGCACACGGCCCTGCTGGTCCTCGCCATCGGTGCGGGCTCGCTGTTCTTCTCGCACGTGAACGATGCGGGGTTCTGGCTGGTCAAGGAGTACTTCGGCCTGGACGTCGGGCAGACGATCAAGACCTGGTCCGTCATGGAGACGATCATCTCCGTGGTGGCGGGCGGCCTGGTGCTGCTGCTGTCCCTGATCATTTAG
- a CDS encoding APC family permease, whose translation MATGSSSPSGTRSTGDPAGATGISTYKGEEQALRAGRLGTAGLLLSVLAATGPLMVVAGVMPTTYGVMGIVGQPLLFLILGVVLALFSLGYAEMSRHVHNAGAFYAYISRGLGGTAGAGAALVALVAYSALQAGLYGLLGFEVSGLLQTYFEVEVAWWIPALVTVALVGVLAWMKIDLNARVLGVLLLIEVALVVIFDIAAVVDPAKEGLSLHAFNPDTLTGAGVATSLCFCIAAFTGFEQAPVYAEETSRPQVVVARVMFFAVGFVAVFFALSSWALTVAAGPSGIVPAAQEQSAGLLFGLTESRLGGTFTDVLHVLFVTGMFAAILSFHNVVARYAFAMGREGLLPAAFGRTNTSTGAPGTGSLLQTVVSVVVVIGFALADDGKAGDPTAPVLHLFTWGGNIGALGVILLMATASVAVIVFFARRGAARAQAWRIAASALAAVGLLVIAGYTVKDFDVLVGAGPDSTLSWALPGIIFLAAVIGVVYGAILRARNPEAHARIGLGNEAFQLEKASSSPGA comes from the coding sequence ATGGCGACGGGAAGTTCGAGCCCGAGCGGCACAAGATCCACCGGCGACCCAGCGGGCGCCACCGGGATCAGTACGTACAAGGGAGAGGAGCAGGCGCTCCGCGCGGGCCGGCTCGGCACCGCGGGCCTGCTGCTCTCCGTGCTCGCCGCGACCGGGCCCCTGATGGTCGTCGCCGGCGTCATGCCCACCACGTACGGCGTGATGGGCATCGTCGGACAGCCGCTCCTCTTCCTCATCCTCGGCGTCGTCCTCGCCCTCTTCAGCCTCGGGTACGCCGAGATGAGCCGCCACGTGCACAACGCCGGCGCGTTCTACGCGTACATATCCCGCGGCCTCGGCGGCACCGCGGGCGCGGGCGCCGCGCTGGTCGCGCTCGTCGCCTACAGCGCCCTGCAGGCGGGCCTGTACGGGCTGCTCGGCTTCGAGGTGTCCGGGCTGCTCCAGACGTACTTCGAGGTCGAGGTCGCCTGGTGGATCCCGGCGCTGGTCACCGTGGCCCTCGTGGGCGTCCTGGCCTGGATGAAGATCGACCTCAACGCGCGCGTGCTCGGCGTGCTGCTCCTCATCGAGGTGGCGCTCGTCGTCATCTTCGACATCGCCGCCGTCGTCGACCCGGCCAAGGAAGGCCTGTCGCTGCACGCGTTCAACCCGGACACGCTCACCGGCGCGGGCGTGGCCACCTCGCTCTGCTTCTGCATCGCGGCCTTCACCGGCTTCGAGCAGGCCCCCGTGTACGCGGAGGAGACCAGCCGCCCGCAGGTCGTCGTCGCCCGGGTGATGTTCTTCGCCGTCGGCTTCGTCGCCGTCTTCTTCGCGCTCAGCTCCTGGGCGCTGACGGTCGCGGCGGGCCCCTCCGGCATCGTCCCCGCCGCACAGGAACAGAGCGCGGGGCTGCTCTTCGGCCTCACCGAGTCCCGGCTCGGCGGCACCTTCACCGACGTGCTCCACGTCCTCTTCGTGACCGGCATGTTCGCGGCGATCCTCAGCTTCCACAACGTCGTCGCGCGGTACGCGTTCGCGATGGGCCGCGAGGGCCTGCTGCCCGCCGCGTTCGGCCGCACGAACACGTCCACGGGCGCGCCGGGCACGGGCTCGCTGCTCCAGACCGTCGTGTCCGTCGTGGTCGTGATCGGCTTCGCCCTCGCCGACGACGGCAAGGCGGGCGACCCGACCGCCCCCGTCCTGCACCTGTTCACGTGGGGCGGCAACATCGGCGCGCTCGGCGTGATCCTGCTGATGGCCACGGCGTCCGTCGCCGTCATCGTCTTCTTCGCCCGCAGGGGCGCGGCCCGCGCCCAGGCCTGGCGCATCGCGGCCTCCGCGCTCGCCGCGGTCGGCCTCCTGGTCATCGCCGGCTACACCGTCAAGGACTTCGACGTCCTGGTCGGCGCGGGCCCCGACTCCACCCTGAGCTGGGCGCTTCCAGGGATCATCTTCCTGGCGGCGGTGATCGGCGTCGTCTACGGGGCGATCCTGCGGGCCAGGAACCCGGAGGCCCACGCGAGGATCGGACTGGGCAACGAGGCGTTCCAGCTGGAGAAGGCGTCTTCCTCGCCGGGGGCGTAA